A portion of the Burkholderia pseudomultivorans genome contains these proteins:
- the lptC gene encoding LPS export ABC transporter periplasmic protein LptC encodes MNAHFRWTQLLPLAAVAALAGVTWWLLQATLPPPGEGAVQPKRHTPDYFADNFSVTELDQSGTTQYRLTAAKLIHYEDTESSDLTDPAMRAFQPGKPVVTTTALRGTVNGDVSIVDLYDNARILRAAGGGDPQMQADSQHFRIFVNDDVIQTEKPVKLQRGLSLVNATDGMKYNNVTRVIELYGNVRGTIAASDASGGSKGQPK; translated from the coding sequence ATGAACGCGCATTTCCGCTGGACCCAGTTGCTGCCGCTCGCCGCCGTCGCGGCGCTCGCCGGCGTCACATGGTGGCTGCTGCAGGCGACGCTGCCGCCGCCCGGCGAGGGCGCCGTGCAGCCCAAGCGCCACACGCCCGACTATTTCGCCGACAACTTCTCGGTCACCGAGCTCGACCAGTCCGGCACGACCCAATACCGGCTGACGGCCGCGAAGCTGATCCATTACGAAGACACCGAGTCGAGCGACCTGACCGACCCGGCGATGCGTGCATTCCAGCCCGGCAAGCCGGTCGTGACGACCACCGCGCTGCGCGGCACGGTCAACGGCGACGTGTCGATCGTCGACCTGTACGACAACGCGCGGATCCTGCGCGCGGCCGGCGGCGGCGATCCGCAGATGCAGGCCGATTCCCAGCATTTCCGGATCTTCGTCAATGACGATGTGATCCAGACCGAAAAGCCGGTTAAACTTCAGCGCGGCCTGTCGCTCGTCAACGCGACCGACGGCATGAAGTACAACAACGTCACCCGGGTCATCGAGCTTTACGGCAACGTGCGCGGCACGATCGCCGCGTCGGATGCGTCCGGCGGCTCGAAAGGCCAACCCAAGTGA
- the lptA gene encoding lipopolysaccharide transport periplasmic protein LptA has translation MNEPFPRQNSGGAARAVRAALAAALVALPLAGLAPLAHAEKADQNKPINVEADNLTYDDLKQVTVATGNVVITKGTIKITGDRVEVRQDPEGYQYATSFGSGKKHATFRQKREGLDEYIDGDSERIDYDGKQDLTTLTTAATVRRLQGTSTIADTVHGSVITYDGQHDFYTAKGGKDVAAPGNPNGRVRAMLSPKNGGPAPLNGAPARLSPSTAIQGAPGQ, from the coding sequence ATGAACGAACCGTTCCCTCGACAGAATTCCGGCGGCGCTGCGCGCGCCGTCCGCGCCGCGCTCGCCGCGGCGCTCGTGGCGCTCCCGCTGGCCGGGCTGGCGCCGCTCGCCCATGCCGAGAAGGCCGACCAGAACAAGCCGATCAACGTCGAGGCGGACAACCTGACCTATGACGACCTGAAGCAGGTCACGGTCGCGACCGGCAACGTCGTGATCACGAAGGGCACGATCAAGATCACCGGCGACCGCGTCGAAGTGCGCCAGGACCCGGAAGGCTACCAGTACGCGACGTCGTTCGGCAGCGGCAAGAAGCACGCGACGTTCCGCCAGAAGCGCGAAGGCCTCGACGAGTACATCGACGGCGATTCCGAGCGCATCGACTACGACGGCAAGCAGGACCTGACGACGCTGACGACCGCCGCGACCGTGCGCCGCCTGCAGGGCACCTCGACGATCGCCGACACCGTGCACGGCAGCGTGATCACGTACGACGGCCAGCACGACTTCTACACCGCGAAGGGCGGCAAGGACGTCGCCGCGCCGGGCAACCCGAACGGTCGCGTGCGCGCGATGCTGTCGCCGAAGAACGGCGGCCCTGCGCCGCTGAACGGTGCACCGGCCCGGCTGTCGCCGTCGACCGCGATCCAGGGAGCGCCGGGCCAATGA
- the lptB gene encoding LPS export ABC transporter ATP-binding protein, protein MNALPNRQPAGTTSSLVVRNLKKRYGSRTVVKDVSLDVKSGEVVGLLGPNGAGKTTSFYMIVGLVPLDAGEISLNGSSISLLPIHKRASLGLSYLPQEASVFRKLTVEENIRAVLELQHGDDGKRLSKDAIASRTEALLDELQIAHLRENPALSLSGGERRRVEIARALATNPSFILLDEPFAGVDPIAVLEIQKIVKFLKQRNIGVLITDHNVRETLGICDHAYIISDGSVLAAGAPSEIIENESVRRVYLGEHFRM, encoded by the coding sequence ATGAACGCGCTACCCAACCGCCAGCCGGCCGGCACCACGAGTTCGCTCGTCGTGCGCAACCTGAAGAAGCGCTACGGCTCGCGCACGGTCGTCAAGGACGTGTCGCTCGACGTGAAGAGCGGCGAAGTGGTCGGCCTGCTCGGCCCGAACGGCGCCGGCAAGACCACCTCGTTCTACATGATCGTCGGCCTCGTGCCGCTCGATGCGGGCGAGATCTCGCTGAACGGCAGCTCGATCAGCCTGCTGCCGATCCACAAGCGCGCATCGCTCGGCCTGTCGTACCTGCCGCAGGAAGCGTCGGTGTTCCGCAAGCTGACCGTCGAGGAAAACATCCGCGCGGTGCTCGAACTGCAGCACGGCGACGACGGCAAGCGCCTGTCGAAGGACGCGATCGCGTCGCGCACCGAGGCGCTGCTCGACGAGCTGCAGATCGCTCACCTGCGCGAGAACCCCGCGCTGTCGCTGTCGGGCGGCGAACGCCGCCGCGTCGAGATTGCGCGCGCGCTCGCGACCAATCCGAGCTTCATCCTGCTCGACGAACCGTTCGCGGGCGTCGACCCGATCGCGGTGCTCGAGATCCAGAAGATCGTCAAGTTCCTGAAGCAGCGCAACATCGGCGTGCTGATTACCGACCACAACGTGCGCGAAACGCTCGGCATCTGCGATCACGCGTACATCATCAGCGACGGCTCGGTGCTCGCCGCCGGCGCGCCGAGCGAGATCATCGAGAACGAAAGCGTGCGCCGCGTGTACCTCGGCGAACATTTCCGCATGTAA
- a CDS encoding RNA polymerase factor sigma-54, translating to MKASLQLRLSQHLALTPQLQQSIRLLQLSTLELQQEVAMAVAQNPLLENDDDWIASPLRVAADGSLIAQTPPASNTEPAIANGNGQSTDRAERDEPAGADEYDAYASGDGNDGPQWNLDEFGRASGASDDDDLPPLQVQEAATSLRDHLSAQLRVTQASPRDRALVIFLIESLDDDGYLTSTLDEILADLPPELEVDCDELNAALALLHSFDPAGVGARSASECLKLQLLRLDPSPTRTLALDIVSQHLELLAARDFTRLRKHLKASDDALRDAHALIRSLEPFPGAAYGKAEADYVVPDIIVKKVGQGWQAELNPEVVPKLRINNLYANILRNSRGDPSAGSLKQQLQEARWLIKNIQQRFDTILRVAQAIVERQKNFFAHGEIAMRPLVLREIADTLGLHESTVSRVTTGKYMLTPFGTLEFKYFFGSHVSTDTGGAASSTAIRALIKQLIGAEDPKSPLSDSRIAELLAEQGFVVARRTVAKYREALRIPAVNLRKSL from the coding sequence ATGAAAGCCAGCCTCCAACTCCGCCTGTCGCAACACCTGGCGCTGACGCCCCAGCTACAGCAGTCGATCCGGCTCCTGCAGTTGTCGACGCTCGAACTGCAGCAGGAAGTGGCGATGGCCGTCGCCCAGAACCCGCTGCTCGAAAACGACGACGACTGGATCGCCAGCCCGCTGCGCGTCGCGGCGGACGGATCGTTGATCGCGCAGACGCCGCCCGCGTCGAACACCGAGCCGGCCATCGCGAACGGCAACGGCCAGTCGACCGATCGCGCGGAGCGCGACGAGCCGGCCGGCGCCGACGAATACGACGCCTACGCGTCCGGCGACGGCAACGACGGCCCGCAATGGAATCTCGACGAATTCGGCCGCGCGAGCGGCGCGTCGGACGACGACGACCTTCCGCCGCTGCAGGTGCAGGAAGCCGCGACCTCGCTGCGCGACCACTTGTCCGCGCAACTGCGCGTCACGCAGGCCAGCCCGCGCGACCGCGCGCTCGTGATCTTCCTGATCGAATCGCTCGACGACGACGGCTACCTGACCTCGACCCTCGACGAGATCCTCGCCGACCTGCCCCCCGAACTCGAAGTCGACTGCGACGAGCTGAACGCGGCGCTCGCGCTGCTGCACAGCTTCGACCCGGCCGGCGTCGGTGCGCGCTCGGCGTCCGAGTGCCTGAAGCTGCAACTGCTGCGACTGGATCCGTCCCCGACCCGCACGCTCGCGCTCGACATCGTGTCGCAGCATCTCGAGCTGCTGGCCGCGCGCGACTTCACGCGGTTGCGCAAGCACCTGAAGGCGAGCGACGACGCGCTGCGCGACGCGCACGCGCTGATCCGCTCGCTGGAGCCGTTCCCCGGCGCCGCGTACGGCAAGGCCGAGGCCGACTACGTGGTGCCCGACATCATCGTGAAGAAGGTCGGCCAGGGCTGGCAGGCCGAGCTCAATCCCGAGGTCGTGCCGAAGCTGCGGATCAACAACCTGTACGCGAACATCCTGCGCAACAGCCGCGGCGATCCGTCGGCCGGATCGCTGAAGCAGCAGCTGCAGGAAGCGCGCTGGCTGATCAAGAATATCCAGCAGCGCTTCGACACGATCCTGCGCGTCGCGCAGGCTATTGTCGAACGTCAGAAGAATTTCTTTGCGCACGGTGAAATTGCCATGCGCCCCTTGGTTTTGCGGGAAATAGCTGATACGCTGGGCCTACACGAGTCGACTGTCAGCCGTGTGACAACCGGCAAGTACATGCTGACCCCGTTCGGGACGCTTGAATTTAAGTACTTCTTCGGATCGCACGTTTCGACCGACACCGGAGGCGCCGCTTCGTCGACCGCCATCCGTGCCCTCATCAAGCAACTGATAGGAGCCGAAGACCCAAAATCGCCGCTTTCGGACAGCCGCATTGCCGAGCTGCTGGCAGAACAAGGCTTCGTGGTCGCGCGCCGCACGGTTGCCAAGTATCGCGAAGCCCTCAGGATCCCGGCAGTGAATCTGCGCAAGTCTCTTTAA
- the hpf gene encoding ribosome hibernation-promoting factor, HPF/YfiA family, with amino-acid sequence MNLKISGHHLEVTPAIREYVITKLDRVLRHSDQVIDGTVILSVDNHKEKDKQQRAEINLHLKGKDIFVESSNGNLYAAIDLLIDKLDRQVVKHMERLQTHAHDPIKLQPAVEQIELPPQ; translated from the coding sequence ATGAACCTGAAGATCAGTGGACATCATCTCGAAGTCACCCCTGCAATTCGCGAATACGTGATCACCAAGCTGGACCGGGTGCTACGGCATAGCGATCAGGTGATCGATGGCACTGTGATCCTCTCGGTCGACAACCACAAGGAAAAGGACAAGCAGCAGCGTGCGGAAATCAATCTGCACCTGAAGGGCAAGGACATCTTCGTCGAAAGTTCGAACGGCAACCTGTATGCGGCGATCGATCTGCTGATCGACAAGCTGGACCGCCAGGTCGTCAAGCACATGGAGCGCCTGCAGACGCACGCGCATGACCCGATCAAGCTGCAGCCGGCCGTCGAACAGATCGAACTGCCGCCGCAATAA
- a CDS encoding PTS sugar transporter subunit IIA, which translates to MENQSAAARRPQAAQSPANMNRLAKILPIENVVIDLSVTSKKRVFEQAGLIFENQNGIARSTVTDNLFARERLGSTGLGEGVAIPHGRIKGLKHPLAAFVRLADAIPFEAPDGQPVSLLIFLLVPEQATQQHLEILSEIAQLLSDRDARERLHNETDTAELHRLLTQWQP; encoded by the coding sequence ATGGAAAATCAGTCTGCCGCCGCAAGGAGACCCCAGGCCGCCCAATCGCCTGCCAACATGAATCGCCTAGCCAAAATCCTGCCCATAGAGAACGTCGTCATCGACCTCTCCGTCACCAGCAAGAAACGCGTCTTCGAACAAGCCGGGCTGATCTTCGAGAATCAGAACGGCATCGCCCGCAGCACCGTCACGGACAACCTGTTCGCGCGCGAGCGCCTCGGCTCGACCGGGCTCGGCGAAGGCGTCGCGATTCCGCACGGGCGCATCAAGGGCCTCAAGCACCCGCTCGCCGCGTTCGTCCGCCTCGCCGACGCCATCCCGTTCGAAGCGCCCGACGGCCAGCCGGTTTCCCTCCTGATTTTCCTGCTCGTCCCCGAGCAAGCCACCCAGCAGCACCTCGAAATCCTGTCGGAAATCGCGCAGCTGCTGTCCGACCGCGACGCGCGAGAGCGTTTGCACAACGAAACGGATACCGCCGAGTTGCATCGCCTGCTCACTCAGTGGCAACCTTGA
- the hprK gene encoding HPr(Ser) kinase/phosphatase, protein MDTSSINAQSIFDDNAATLKLSWLTGHEGWERGFSADTVGNATSSADLVGHLNLIHPNRIQVLGEAEIDYYQRQTDEDRSRHMAELIALEPPFLVVAGGAAAPPELVLRCTRSSTPLFTTPMSAAAVIDSLRLYMSRILAPRATLHGVFLDILGMGVLLTGDSGLGKSELGLELISRGHGLVADDAVDFVRLGPDFVEGRCPPLLQNLLEVRGLGLLDIKTIFGETAVRRKMKLKLIVQLVRRPDGEFQRLPLESQTVDVLGLPISKVTIQVAAGRNLAVLVEAAVRNTILQLRGIDTLRDFMDRQRLAMQDPDSQFPGKLV, encoded by the coding sequence ATGGATACGTCCAGCATCAACGCCCAGAGCATCTTCGACGACAACGCGGCCACGCTGAAGCTGAGCTGGCTGACGGGGCATGAAGGCTGGGAACGCGGCTTTTCCGCCGACACCGTCGGCAACGCGACGTCGAGCGCCGACCTCGTCGGCCACCTGAACCTGATCCACCCGAACCGGATCCAGGTGCTCGGCGAAGCCGAAATCGACTACTACCAGCGCCAGACCGACGAAGACCGCTCGCGCCACATGGCCGAGCTGATCGCCCTCGAACCGCCCTTCCTGGTCGTCGCCGGCGGCGCCGCGGCGCCGCCCGAGCTGGTGCTGCGCTGCACGCGCTCGTCGACCCCGCTGTTCACGACGCCGATGTCGGCCGCCGCGGTGATCGACAGCCTGCGCCTCTACATGTCGCGCATCCTCGCGCCGCGCGCGACGCTGCACGGCGTGTTCCTCGACATCCTCGGCATGGGCGTGCTGCTCACCGGCGACTCGGGCCTCGGCAAGAGCGAGCTCGGCCTCGAACTGATCAGCCGCGGCCACGGCCTCGTGGCCGACGATGCGGTCGACTTCGTCCGTCTTGGCCCCGATTTCGTCGAAGGCCGCTGCCCGCCGCTGCTGCAGAACCTGCTCGAGGTGCGCGGCCTCGGCCTGCTCGACATCAAGACGATCTTCGGTGAAACCGCCGTGCGGCGAAAGATGAAGCTGAAGCTGATCGTCCAGCTGGTGCGGCGTCCGGACGGCGAATTCCAGCGCCTGCCGCTCGAAAGCCAGACCGTCGACGTGCTCGGCCTGCCGATCAGCAAGGTCACCATCCAGGTCGCGGCCGGCCGCAACCTCGCGGTGCTGGTCGAGGCGGCCGTGCGCAACACGATCCTGCAGTTGCGCGGAATCGACACGTTGCGCGATTTCATGGATCGGCAACGACTCGCGATGCAGGATCCCGACAGCCAGTTCCCCGGCAAGCTCGTATAG
- the rapZ gene encoding RNase adapter RapZ — translation MRIVLITGISGSGKSVALNALEDAGYYCVDNLPPHVLPELTRYLAEEGQRRLAVAIDARSSASLDEMPGLIRALSREHDVRVLFLNASTQALIQRFSETRRRHPLSGSPSHDANVGLLSSLEEAIERERELVAPLAEFGHQIDTSTLRANALRTWVKRFIEQKNNDLMLMFESFGFKRGVPLDADLMFDVRALPNPYYDHELRPLTGLDQPVIAFLDALPIVHQMIDDIHAFLMKWLPHFREDNRSYLTVAIGCTGGQHRSVFIAETLAARVAHEANVIVRHRDAPVDVDASSRLVTEVDRP, via the coding sequence ATGCGCATCGTCCTCATCACCGGCATCTCCGGCTCCGGCAAGTCCGTCGCGCTGAACGCGCTCGAAGACGCAGGCTACTATTGCGTCGACAACCTGCCGCCGCACGTGCTGCCCGAACTCACCCGCTATCTCGCCGAGGAAGGCCAGCGCCGGCTCGCGGTCGCGATCGACGCACGCTCGAGCGCGTCGCTCGACGAGATGCCGGGCCTGATCCGCGCACTGTCGCGCGAGCACGACGTGCGCGTGCTGTTCCTCAATGCGAGCACCCAGGCGCTGATCCAGCGCTTCTCCGAAACGCGCCGCCGCCATCCGCTGTCCGGCTCGCCGTCGCACGATGCGAACGTCGGGCTGCTGTCGTCGCTCGAGGAGGCGATCGAGCGCGAGCGCGAACTCGTCGCGCCGCTCGCCGAGTTCGGCCACCAGATCGACACCAGCACGCTGCGCGCGAATGCGCTGCGCACCTGGGTCAAGCGCTTCATCGAGCAGAAGAACAACGACCTGATGCTGATGTTCGAGTCGTTCGGCTTCAAGCGCGGCGTGCCGCTCGACGCGGACCTGATGTTCGACGTGCGCGCGCTGCCCAATCCGTACTACGACCACGAGTTGCGCCCGCTCACCGGGCTCGACCAGCCGGTCATCGCCTTTCTCGACGCACTGCCGATCGTCCACCAGATGATCGACGACATCCATGCGTTCCTGATGAAATGGCTGCCGCACTTCCGCGAAGACAACCGCAGCTACCTGACCGTCGCCATCGGCTGCACGGGCGGTCAGCATCGCTCGGTGTTCATTGCGGAAACGCTCGCCGCGCGCGTCGCGCACGAGGCGAACGTGATCGTGCGGCATCGTGACGCGCCGGTGGATGTCGACGCGTCGTCGCGGCTCGTCACCGAGGTCGACCGACCCTAG
- a CDS encoding LON peptidase substrate-binding domain-containing protein: MSSLSTTLIDLPLFPLHTVLFPGGLLPLKVFEARYLDMSRACLRDNAPFGVCLLKSGPEVAQDGAVSVPETIGCMARITECDTGEFGMLYLQAIGTQRFELLSYRVESNGLLVGIAEPLPDDIPLEGEQALAQFGSCAEVLERIIDALKKKTEPDKLPFAEPFRLDDPSWVSNRLAELLPLDLRARQKLMEFPDVGARIDAVHHVLDRHGWL; this comes from the coding sequence ATGTCCTCCCTATCGACCACCCTGATCGACCTGCCGCTGTTCCCGCTTCATACGGTGCTGTTTCCCGGCGGCCTCCTGCCGCTCAAGGTGTTCGAGGCGCGCTATCTCGACATGTCGCGCGCCTGCCTGCGCGACAATGCGCCGTTCGGTGTCTGCCTGCTGAAAAGCGGCCCCGAGGTCGCGCAGGACGGCGCGGTGTCGGTGCCCGAGACGATCGGCTGCATGGCGCGCATCACCGAGTGCGACACCGGCGAATTCGGCATGCTGTACCTGCAGGCGATCGGCACGCAGCGTTTCGAGCTGCTGTCTTACCGCGTCGAATCGAACGGGCTGCTGGTCGGCATCGCCGAGCCGCTGCCCGACGACATCCCGCTCGAAGGCGAACAGGCGCTCGCGCAATTCGGCTCGTGCGCGGAGGTGCTCGAACGCATCATCGATGCGCTGAAGAAGAAGACCGAGCCGGACAAGCTGCCGTTCGCCGAACCGTTTCGCCTCGACGACCCGAGCTGGGTGTCGAACCGCCTCGCGGAACTGCTGCCGCTCGATTTGCGCGCGCGGCAGAAGCTGATGGAGTTTCCGGACGTCGGCGCGCGCATCGACGCCGTGCACCACGTGCTCGATCGGCACGGCTGGTTGTAG
- the mutY gene encoding A/G-specific adenine glycosylase: MKPPRIAPAPFPVTPLHRTFATRLIAWQRVHGRHDLPWQNTRDPYRIWLSEIMLQQTQVSTVVPYYTRFLERYPDVAALAAAPIDDVMALWAGLGYYSRARNLHRCAQVVVAEHGGAFPATPDALAELPGIGRSTAAAIASFAYAARATILDGNVKRVLARVFGVEGFPGEKRVENDMWALAESLLPDAANAADVSAYTQGLMDLGATLCVRGKPDCARCPFAGDCVAQSTGRQRELPAARPKKTVPTRKTWMLVLRDGDAVLLERRPPAGIWGGLWSLPQADGDAALADLARRFGGGGPVPLAPLTHTFTHFRLEIEPRLSELADGDGPAAVHAQEAETAWVPLAGLDAYGVPAPVRKLLDALSGPLL, encoded by the coding sequence TTGAAGCCGCCCCGCATCGCCCCCGCTCCGTTTCCCGTCACGCCGCTGCACCGCACCTTCGCCACGCGCCTGATCGCATGGCAGCGCGTGCACGGTCGCCACGACCTGCCGTGGCAGAACACCCGCGATCCGTACCGGATCTGGTTGTCGGAAATCATGCTGCAGCAGACGCAGGTCTCGACCGTCGTCCCGTATTACACGCGCTTTCTCGAACGCTATCCGGACGTCGCCGCGCTCGCGGCCGCACCGATCGACGACGTGATGGCGCTGTGGGCGGGGCTCGGCTACTACTCGCGCGCGCGCAACCTGCACCGCTGCGCGCAGGTCGTGGTCGCGGAACACGGCGGCGCGTTTCCGGCCACGCCGGACGCGCTCGCCGAACTGCCCGGCATCGGCCGCTCGACGGCCGCGGCGATCGCATCGTTCGCGTATGCCGCGCGCGCGACGATCCTCGACGGCAACGTGAAGCGCGTGCTCGCCCGCGTGTTCGGCGTGGAAGGATTTCCGGGCGAGAAGCGCGTCGAGAACGACATGTGGGCGCTTGCCGAATCGCTGCTGCCCGATGCCGCGAACGCGGCCGACGTGAGCGCCTACACGCAGGGGCTGATGGATCTCGGCGCGACGCTGTGCGTGCGTGGCAAGCCCGACTGCGCGCGCTGCCCGTTCGCTGGCGACTGCGTCGCGCAGTCGACGGGCCGCCAGCGCGAACTGCCCGCCGCGCGGCCGAAGAAGACCGTGCCGACGCGCAAGACCTGGATGCTGGTGCTGCGCGACGGCGACGCCGTGCTGCTCGAACGGCGGCCGCCGGCCGGCATCTGGGGCGGGCTGTGGAGCCTGCCGCAGGCCGACGGCGATGCCGCGCTCGCGGATCTCGCGCGCCGCTTCGGCGGCGGCGGCCCGGTGCCGCTCGCGCCGCTCACGCATACCTTCACGCATTTCCGGCTCGAGATCGAGCCGCGTCTGAGCGAGCTGGCCGACGGCGACGGCCCGGCGGCCGTGCATGCGCAGGAGGCCGAGACGGCATGGGTGCCGCTCGCCGGGCTCGACGCGTACGGCGTGCCGGCGCCGGTGCGCAAGCTGCTCGATGCGCTGAGCGGGCCGCTGCTGTAA
- the mutM gene encoding bifunctional DNA-formamidopyrimidine glycosylase/DNA-(apurinic or apyrimidinic site) lyase → MPELPEVEVTRRGIAPFVAGRRVERVDVRTAMLRWPVPAGLAEQLRAREVLAVERRGKYLLFEIDAGWFIVHLGMTGTLRVLPAAGVPVAAKHDHIDWIFDEFVLRFRDPRRFGAVLWHPREAGDVHAHPLLATLGVEPFSPAFSGALLHARTRGRTVSVKQALLAGDIVVGVGNIYASESLFRAGIRPTTAAGRVSLPRYERLADAVRATLADAIERGGSTLRDFVGSNGESGYFQLDCFVYDRAGAPCRVCGTPIRQIVQGQRSTYFCPTCQR, encoded by the coding sequence ATGCCAGAGTTGCCAGAAGTCGAAGTCACGCGCCGGGGCATCGCGCCCTTTGTCGCGGGCCGCCGCGTCGAGCGTGTCGACGTCCGTACCGCGATGCTGCGCTGGCCCGTGCCGGCCGGGCTCGCGGAACAGCTGCGCGCGCGCGAGGTGCTCGCCGTCGAGCGCCGCGGCAAGTATCTGCTGTTCGAAATCGACGCGGGCTGGTTCATCGTCCACCTCGGCATGACCGGCACGCTGCGCGTGCTGCCGGCCGCCGGCGTGCCGGTCGCCGCGAAACACGACCACATCGACTGGATCTTCGACGAATTCGTGCTGCGGTTCCGCGATCCGCGGCGCTTCGGCGCCGTGCTGTGGCACCCGCGCGAGGCGGGCGACGTGCATGCGCATCCGCTGCTCGCGACCCTCGGCGTCGAGCCGTTCTCGCCGGCGTTCAGCGGCGCGCTGCTGCATGCGCGCACGCGCGGGCGCACGGTGTCGGTCAAGCAGGCGCTGCTCGCGGGCGACATCGTCGTCGGCGTCGGCAACATCTACGCGTCGGAGAGCCTGTTCCGCGCCGGCATCCGCCCGACCACGGCCGCCGGCAGGGTGTCGCTGCCGCGCTACGAGCGGCTGGCCGACGCGGTGCGCGCGACGCTGGCCGACGCGATCGAGCGCGGCGGCAGCACCTTGCGCGATTTCGTCGGCAGCAACGGCGAGAGCGGCTATTTCCAGCTCGACTGCTTCGTCTATGATCGAGCGGGCGCGCCGTGCCGCGTTTGCGGCACGCCGATCCGGCAAATCGTGCAGGGCCAGCGGTCGACCTATTTCTGTCCGACCTGCCAGCGTTGA